AATAAATATTAAGTAGAAATTTTCTACTTAATATTTAACTTTTCCATTAAAAAATCAATTTTCAGATTTTTTGCTAAATTAAGAGCACTATTTCCTAAAAAATCTTCATGTTCTATATTTGCACCATTTTCTAAAAGGTACTTAATACTATTTTGTTTATTATATAAGATTGCATAAATTAAAGGAGTAGAGTTTATATCATCTGTTTCATTAATATCAATGCCACAATTTTTTAGGCATTTAATGACTTTTATGTTATCCATATAAACAGCATAATTTATAGCAGATAGATTTGTAGATACTTCTGTACTTATATTTAGTTCAAGTAGTTTTTTTATTACATCAGTTTTATTTTTACAAATTGCCCAATATAATGCATTTCTTCCTTTATAATCCCTTGCATTTATATTTAGAACCTGCAGTCTAAACATCTCTATTAACATTTCCCATTTTTCTCCATCTACAAGAGAAGAAAAGATATTTGCAACAATTTTTTCATTTAGATTTTTTTCAAGAAGATGATTATTAGACATACTAATCCTTTATAAAAATGATAATTGTTATCATAATATAAAGAATCTTAACTGAAGTTGAAAATATTAATTAAGCTGAGGTTTTTCTTCTTTTGTTTTTTTAATTTGATTATTTTTTTTTGGTTGGTAAAGCATATGGTGCCATAATGCGAAGCCACAAAATGCAACTCCTGCAACAACGTGAGTTTTTTTAGCAATAGAGTTTTTCATAAACATTGATGTTACTACTGTAGCACCTAACGTTGCTGTCATTCCAATTTTTGCAGCTTCTCTTTGAAGTTCTAAATCAAATTTCATTATTTATTTTCCTTTTTTTTCTTCTTTCCATAGTTTTTACTGTTTTGTTTACTGTTTTAACTGTTAAAACGGCTGTTAAAGCTGTTGCAAGAAATAATATTGGCACAAAAATCCTTTTGATAATAATTATCATAATTCTATCAGTATATACTTAAATAAAACTGATAACTATTATCATATAATTAGATTTTTACACCTTTTATTGAATTAAACAGTAATCCAATAGTTGTACCATTATGTAAAACTGCTGTTACAATTGGAGAAAATACCCCAAAAGTAGCACCTGCTAAAATACAAGAGTTTATTCCAACTGTCGCATTAAAGTTATTGTTTATTAAATTCATAGTTTTATTTGCATACTCTTTTGCTTCAACAACAGCAGCAATATCATCTTTCAGTAAAGATATATCAGCAGTTGCTTTTGCTATATCTGCACCTCTACTCATTGAAATTCCAACATGTGCAGAAATAAGTGCAGGAGCATCATTTATTCCATCTCCAACAAAAGCTACTTTTTTACCTTCAGCCATTAACTCTTTTACTATATTTGCTTTATCTTGAGGTAAAAGTTCAGCTCTTACTTCATCAATCCCTAATTCACTAGCAATTTTTAAAGCTTTTTCTTTTGTATCGCCAGTTAACATTATAATATTTTTAACACCTAATTTCTTTAGTTTTTTTATTGATTCTTTTGCATTACTTCTTAACTCATCACTTAAACCAATTGTTCCAAGTAATTTCCCATCGTAACCAACATATAATAGAGTTTTTCCATTTTTTAAAGAGTTTTCAATTTTCTCTTTATGTTCTCCAAAATCTATTTTTTCATCATCTTCTAAAAAATGTCTACTTCCAATAACTACAGATTTTCCATTTACTTCTGTTTTTACTCCATGAGCCACTATAAATTCAACTTCTTCATGGTGCATATGTACAAAACCTCTTTGTTTTGCAGCCTTTACAACAGCTTCAGCCACTGGATGAAAATAGTGTTCTTCAGTTGAAGCAGTTAGATTTAAAATTTCATCTTCACTCCATTTATCACTATAAGATTCAACACTTATAACTTCAAGTTCACCAGCTGTTAAAGTTCCTGTTTTATCAAAAACAAAAGTATCAGCACTATTTAAAGCCTCAATAGATTTCGCACCTTTTATCATAATTCCATTATGTCCAGCTTTTGAAATAGTTGATTTAAACGCTACAGGAGTTGCAAGTTTTAAAGCACAAGAATAATCAGCTTGTAAAATAGAAGCTACTCTTTCAAAATCTTTTGCAAATATATATGAAACTCCAGCTAAGCCTAAAGTTACAGGAACTAATTTATTTGCAAGTTTATTTGCTTTTAATTGAACTGATGATTTTTCATTTAAAGAGTTTTCTATATAGTGTTTTATTCTTTGAGTTGCTGTATTTGCTCCAACATGTTCAGCCCAAATTCTAAATCTTCCTTCTTCAACAATTGTTCCAGAAATAACTCTATCACCTCTATATTTTACAACTGGTTGTGCTTCTCCTG
The genomic region above belongs to Arcobacter ellisii and contains:
- a CDS encoding ankyrin repeat domain-containing protein; this translates as MSNNHLLEKNLNEKIVANIFSSLVDGEKWEMLIEMFRLQVLNINARDYKGRNALYWAICKNKTDVIKKLLELNISTEVSTNLSAINYAVYMDNIKVIKCLKNCGIDINETDDINSTPLIYAILYNKQNSIKYLLENGANIEHEDFLGNSALNLAKNLKIDFLMEKLNIK
- a CDS encoding heavy metal translocating P-type ATPase, with the protein product MKNKFVKVHQTAFRVRYKLFLLKEKYIDEEILKNYFRKIKEIESVRINKKAYSIIFELKSDITSKIEEILNNLTIEELLKSCEEEVAAVCVSCVSSEEPSIKGIIRASSALVTERFITNNALKATLTTAACVPLLVEGSKELLNEGLTSKVLESAAVAISIYRKDYLAANSTNAMLELGEYIEETTVHKSDDLLKELSKPNVEEAWIEKKIDDKITEILVKSENIQVGDIVVVGIGNTIPVDGHIIEGSGSVNQVSMTGEAQPVVKYRGDRVISGTIVEEGRFRIWAEHVGANTATQRIKHYIENSLNEKSSVQLKANKLANKLVPVTLGLAGVSYIFAKDFERVASILQADYSCALKLATPVAFKSTISKAGHNGIMIKGAKSIEALNSADTFVFDKTGTLTAGELEVISVESYSDKWSEDEILNLTASTEEHYFHPVAEAVVKAAKQRGFVHMHHEEVEFIVAHGVKTEVNGKSVVIGSRHFLEDDEKIDFGEHKEKIENSLKNGKTLLYVGYDGKLLGTIGLSDELRSNAKESIKKLKKLGVKNIIMLTGDTKEKALKIASELGIDEVRAELLPQDKANIVKELMAEGKKVAFVGDGINDAPALISAHVGISMSRGADIAKATADISLLKDDIAAVVEAKEYANKTMNLINNNFNATVGINSCILAGATFGVFSPIVTAVLHNGTTIGLLFNSIKGVKI